The following coding sequences are from one Patescibacteria group bacterium window:
- the lexA gene encoding transcriptional repressor LexA, with translation MAPILHKQKRAILDFLTKYVKEHGYAPTLTEIAKAFGLSSLATVHEHLSFLEETGFIRRDRNNTRGITLVTQESAQEDFGSAIMLPLVGAIAAGSPIETYAGKDEMFPVPQEIVGKKNAYLLKVRGDSMIESLVGDGDMVVVEKTDMARDGDMVVAMLDDGTATLKKFFKKKNFIRLQPANALYAPIDVKSVTIQGKVIGLIRKY, from the coding sequence ATGGCTCCAATCCTCCACAAGCAGAAACGTGCGATCCTCGACTTCTTGACCAAGTACGTCAAAGAGCATGGATATGCGCCTACGCTGACGGAAATCGCTAAGGCCTTTGGGCTGTCATCCTTAGCCACGGTACACGAGCACCTAAGCTTCTTAGAAGAAACTGGTTTTATTCGCCGTGATCGGAACAACACCCGCGGCATTACCTTGGTGACGCAAGAAAGTGCTCAGGAAGATTTTGGCAGCGCTATCATGCTACCTTTGGTGGGTGCCATTGCCGCCGGCTCCCCCATTGAGACCTATGCTGGCAAAGATGAAATGTTCCCTGTACCGCAAGAAATTGTGGGGAAGAAGAACGCGTACCTACTCAAAGTGCGGGGAGACTCCATGATTGAAAGCCTGGTGGGTGATGGCGATATGGTGGTGGTAGAAAAAACGGACATGGCGCGGGATGGGGATATGGTGGTTGCCATGCTGGATGACGGCACGGCCACGCTAAAAAAATTCTTCAAGAAGAAAAACTTCATTCGCTTGCAACCAGCGAATGCCCTGTACGCACCCATTGATGTGAAGTCCGTAACCATCCAGGGGAAAGTGATTGGCTTGATTCGAAAGTACTAA
- a CDS encoding VTT domain-containing protein gives MQAHTKVLFKNATSKKALLYIFLYIVFIVVVAFLAKAYIDREQLRVFIDDTGTLGMLVFGVLEYLYVVFVPINTTIHLIAGYLFGGNVGWVFNFVTTTAGLFTIVLLVKKYGRPLLMKIVSPHFLEQYDALAAKIGPFTLFAFYVLPLFPDDELTYVVAAANIRFSRFVLPILFGNITKAAISYVGAEGGGGFRLALGSRVVVFVIGGICIGLQEYWVQRRQRKLEQRDSRALHKGGA, from the coding sequence ATGCAGGCGCACACGAAAGTTCTATTCAAAAATGCGACATCTAAGAAGGCGTTGCTGTACATCTTCCTGTACATAGTCTTCATTGTCGTCGTTGCCTTCTTGGCGAAAGCCTACATTGACCGAGAGCAACTTCGGGTCTTCATCGACGATACAGGCACGTTGGGCATGCTCGTCTTTGGCGTACTTGAATACCTGTATGTGGTTTTTGTGCCCATCAACACCACAATTCATCTCATTGCCGGGTACCTTTTTGGCGGGAATGTCGGGTGGGTATTCAATTTTGTAACCACCACTGCTGGACTATTCACCATTGTGCTGCTGGTGAAAAAGTATGGCCGGCCGCTCCTCATGAAGATTGTTTCGCCACATTTCTTAGAGCAGTACGATGCGCTTGCGGCTAAGATTGGACCCTTCACCCTGTTTGCTTTTTACGTCCTCCCCCTTTTCCCTGATGATGAATTAACCTACGTTGTTGCCGCTGCCAATATTCGATTTTCTCGGTTTGTCCTGCCAATTCTTTTTGGGAATATCACCAAGGCGGCAATAAGTTACGTCGGTGCTGAAGGTGGGGGTGGTTTTCGTCTTGCACTTGGTTCCAGAGTAGTTGTCTTTGTGATTGGGGGAATTTGCATTGGTCTGCAAGAGTACTGGGTGCAACGCAGACAAAGGAAGTTGGAGCAGAGGGATAGTCGCGCTTTGCATAAAGGGGGAGCTTAG
- a CDS encoding NUDIX domain-containing protein, translating to MTGRILVLIGTAAQAYVAWSDGRVTQNRSAAQLGRGNVYLKLLTQLKRPRSTAATIAVASSGTRFSQERALVATANSLAFAWGATLVRVPVPILPLSKEQLAMFLQQLPRGHRQPLAPTYAAPPNITLARPFTGTHINAGGLVYDPAKKALLFVQRLDNHRVGAPKGHKEPQETILQAAEREIGEETGIVGLECLGRLPSVTYLSDDHGKLPKKIPHHLHHFLFLRKSKRTISVVKTGEVANLRLLWYPASSPQPPAKLHADLKPVFTQAVAILRAKKLLSRPSGKK from the coding sequence ATGACCGGGCGAATCTTAGTGCTGATTGGTACCGCTGCACAGGCGTACGTTGCTTGGAGTGATGGTCGGGTAACGCAGAACCGAAGTGCGGCGCAGTTGGGGCGGGGGAATGTGTACCTGAAGCTCCTTACCCAACTCAAGCGCCCCCGCTCCACCGCGGCAACAATTGCCGTGGCAAGTTCGGGTACCCGCTTTTCTCAAGAGCGGGCGCTGGTGGCTACAGCCAATAGTTTGGCTTTTGCCTGGGGCGCAACCTTAGTTCGGGTTCCTGTACCAATCCTCCCCTTGTCCAAGGAGCAGCTCGCAATGTTCTTGCAGCAGCTGCCGCGGGGGCATCGGCAGCCATTGGCACCCACGTATGCTGCGCCGCCGAATATTACGCTAGCCCGGCCGTTCACGGGTACCCACATCAATGCTGGAGGTCTGGTCTACGATCCCGCCAAAAAAGCCTTGCTCTTTGTGCAGCGCCTAGATAATCATCGAGTTGGCGCCCCCAAGGGGCATAAAGAACCACAGGAAACCATCCTCCAAGCTGCGGAGCGAGAGATTGGAGAGGAGACTGGCATTGTGGGTTTGGAATGTTTGGGTCGACTCCCAAGCGTTACGTATCTCTCCGATGATCATGGAAAACTCCCAAAAAAAATTCCCCACCATTTGCATCACTTTCTCTTTTTGCGCAAAAGTAAGCGGACAATTTCAGTGGTGAAAACTGGTGAGGTGGCTAATCTTCGCTTGCTTTGGTACCCAGCGTCCAGCCCCCAACCACCCGCAAAACTCCATGCTGACCTGAAGCCTGTTTTCACGCAGGCGGTAGCAATTTTACGTGCCAAAAAACTCCTCTCTCGTCCCAGCGGTAAGAAGTAA
- a CDS encoding GNAT family protein, with protein MQNQHQSVTFLTTPNLVLRPPEMADLPFFTRWINQPEFRLVLAVRTPYSELAERDWLERIMRPGIPPSDIVFAIDLVENEVRTLIGTMGLHHIDWFNRRAATGSYIGNAQHRGKGYGREAKLALLEYAFNTLDLQKIDSEAFSHNLASQKCLLACGYQQEGVRRSIAFINGQRVDGVMFGITAAEWREQHPVRLQAANQLTTTVAPIAPRIWKNFISEYPYLI; from the coding sequence ATGCAAAACCAACACCAATCCGTTACGTTCCTTACCACCCCAAACCTTGTGCTCCGCCCCCCAGAAATGGCTGACCTGCCGTTCTTCACTCGGTGGATCAATCAGCCAGAATTCCGCTTGGTGCTTGCCGTCCGCACACCGTACAGCGAACTGGCAGAGCGGGACTGGCTGGAGCGCATCATGCGCCCAGGTATTCCACCATCAGACATTGTCTTTGCCATTGATCTAGTAGAGAACGAGGTCCGCACACTCATTGGCACCATGGGCTTGCACCACATTGACTGGTTCAACCGCCGAGCAGCCACTGGCTCCTACATTGGTAACGCACAGCACCGTGGCAAAGGCTATGGCCGGGAAGCCAAGCTGGCACTCTTGGAGTACGCTTTCAATACGCTGGACTTGCAGAAGATTGATAGCGAAGCGTTCAGTCATAACCTGGCCAGCCAGAAGTGTCTCCTCGCCTGCGGCTACCAACAAGAAGGCGTGCGTCGGTCTATCGCCTTTATCAATGGTCAACGGGTAGACGGCGTCATGTTCGGCATTACGGCAGCAGAGTGGCGTGAGCAACATCCTGTGCGGTTGCAGGCAGCAAACCAGCTGACGACGACCGTTGCGCCTATTGCCCCGCGGATTTGGAAAAACTTCATTTCCGAGTACCCGTACTTAATTTGA